Proteins from a genomic interval of Lolium perenne isolate Kyuss_39 chromosome 1, Kyuss_2.0, whole genome shotgun sequence:
- the LOC127339096 gene encoding putative F-box protein At1g19160, whose protein sequence is MSSLLPRHLRQRRTSLQFSSTKTAVSLPNDTIFDILSRIPVKSLCRFRCVSKEWYALIADPGFHATHKSRVEPLLIVGSRRYNSLLLIDMEGSVVKVINGVGSVWKLICGSRDNLTCVITRIEDVKVIDLANGSEVLVTTWKDGLWGFGCSIPSSVYKLVYIKGDTCEILTLGDSVGWRQMQLPPTSNVSYSSNPVVVNGMMHLMLKSYSDGNNVLCFNLETEEWKKGIKGPPNVDLRRCDLALSEINGSLCMVQPVLQGIDGLTNIWLLTDPDKSTWVKRYTAMIFGDVFVGEGGVGTGTRDQWVQTQDGLDIDDERLFSTQPMHATTVCVYADEEAPTGPILARDGDGKKKGRAIGPAASTTMRTNICAMRG, encoded by the exons ATGTCCTCCTTGTTGCCCCGTCATCTTCGCCAGAGACGAACGTCGCTACAGTTTTCCTCCACCAAGACGGCAGTGTCCTTACCAAACGACACTATCTTTGACATCCTCTCCAGGATCCCGGTGAAGTCCCTTTGCCGGTTCCGATGTGTGTCCAAAGAGTGGTACGCCTTGATAGCTGACCCCGGCTTCCATGCAACGCACAAGTCTCGGGTCGAGCCGCTCCTCATTGTTGGCTCCCGTCGGTACAATTCCCTGCTACTAATTGATATGGAGGGTAGTGTGGTGAAAGTGATCAACGGCGTGGGTTCTGTTTGGAAGCTTATATGCGGAAGCCGTGATAACCTCACATGCGTGATTACCCGTATTGAAGATGTTAAGGTGATCGACCTTGCAAATGGATCAGAGGTGCTTGTGACCACCTGGAAAGATGGCCTTTGGGGTTTCGGATGCAGTATTCCATCTAGTGTGTACAAGCTGGTCTACATCAAAGGCGACACATGTGAGATCCTCACACTAGGAGATAGTGTGGGGTGGAGACAAATGCAGTTGCctccaaccagcaatgtttcctatTCTAGCAACCCGGTCGTGGTAAATGGCATGATGCATTTGATGCTAAAATCATACTCAGATGGAAACAATGTACTCTGCTTTAATCTTGAGACTGAGGAGTGGAAGAAGGGGATCAAAGGTCCACCAAATGTAGACCTTAGGCGTTGTGACCTAGCGTTGAGCGAGATCAACGGCTCCTTGTGTATGGTTCAACCGGTGCTTCAGGGCATCGATGGATTAACAAACATATGGCTCCTCACTGATCCTGACAAGAGCACATGGGTTAAGAGATACACG GCCATGATCTTCGGCGACGTCTTCGTCGGCGAAGGCGGCGTCGGGACAGGGACGCGGGATCAGTGGGTACAAACGCAGGATGGGCTGGATATCGATGACGAACGACTGTTCTCCACCCAGCCCATGCATGCAACAACTGTCTGCGTCTATGCCGATGAGGAGGCGCCAACAGGGCCTATCCTGGCCAGGGATGGTGATGGCAAGAAGAAGGGGAGAGCCATAGGACCAGCGGCTTCAACGACGATGAGGACAAATATTTGTGCGATGCGTGGCTAG